From the genome of bacterium, one region includes:
- a CDS encoding HD domain-containing protein, with protein MEELIKKIGAVADAEQIEAFVVGGYVRDRILGRNVTDFDVMVIGDGVRFAEHVAKAFRLQTLVVYENFGTAMLPMGEKYDHLKVEFVGARKESYRHDSRKPLVEVGDLQSDLSRRDFTINALAMRINAQDYGVILDLFNGRADLDKKILRTPLDPDETFSDDPLRMMRAVRFASQLQFTIDPITYDGICRNAQRIAIVSQERITDEFLKILGSPKPSVGLYLLESTGLLAIIFPELTWLSGVEQQQGYLHKDVFKHTLKVVDNIAEMTNDLRLRFAALVHDIGKPRTKRFVEGIGWTFHGHEDVGSRMARGIGKKLKLPNDFWLYVSKLVKLHMRPIQLVDEGVTDSAIRRLLFDSGADFDDLLTLCRADITSGNKERAKRHLENFQRVLDRARDVEEKDRLRAFQPPIRGDEIMQMFGLPPGPTVGALKKIIEEAILEGIIPNEYQAAYDHLMAHKDEVLQSAENMQP; from the coding sequence GTGGAAGAACTCATAAAAAAAATAGGTGCCGTTGCGGATGCCGAACAAATAGAAGCCTTTGTAGTAGGCGGCTATGTTCGTGACCGGATACTGGGCCGTAATGTTACGGATTTTGACGTCATGGTCATCGGGGACGGTGTTCGTTTTGCCGAACACGTAGCCAAAGCGTTTCGACTGCAAACATTGGTCGTGTATGAAAATTTTGGCACGGCGATGTTGCCGATGGGCGAAAAATACGATCATTTGAAGGTCGAATTTGTCGGTGCGCGTAAAGAAAGTTACCGTCATGATTCGCGCAAACCGCTCGTCGAAGTGGGCGATTTGCAATCGGATTTGTCACGGCGCGATTTTACGATCAACGCATTGGCCATGCGTATCAATGCGCAAGATTATGGCGTCATCTTGGATCTTTTTAACGGTCGTGCGGATTTGGATAAAAAAATCCTGCGTACGCCGCTTGATCCGGATGAGACTTTTTCCGACGACCCGCTGCGCATGATGCGTGCGGTGCGGTTTGCATCGCAACTGCAGTTTACCATAGATCCGATAACGTATGACGGGATTTGCAGGAATGCTCAGCGTATCGCAATCGTCAGTCAAGAGCGGATCACCGATGAGTTTCTCAAAATACTCGGCAGCCCTAAACCGTCGGTGGGATTGTATCTGCTGGAATCAACGGGTTTATTGGCGATTATTTTTCCGGAATTGACATGGCTTTCCGGTGTGGAGCAGCAACAAGGGTATCTTCATAAAGATGTTTTCAAACATACGCTCAAAGTTGTTGATAATATTGCCGAAATGACAAATGACTTACGGTTGCGATTTGCCGCGTTGGTGCATGATATTGGCAAGCCGCGTACCAAGCGGTTTGTCGAAGGTATCGGATGGACGTTTCACGGCCATGAAGACGTGGGTTCACGCATGGCGCGGGGTATCGGAAAAAAGCTCAAGCTACCCAACGATTTTTGGTTGTACGTTTCTAAGTTAGTCAAACTCCACATGCGTCCTATTCAGCTTGTGGATGAAGGCGTTACGGATAGTGCGATTCGGCGGTTGCTTTTTGACAGCGGCGCCGACTTTGACGATTTGTTGACGTTATGTCGTGCAGATATCACATCCGGGAATAAAGAACGTGCCAAACGTCACTTGGAAAATTTTCAGCGCGTATTAGATCGGGCGCGCGATGTGGAAGAAAAGGATCGCCTGAGGGCATTCCAGCCGCCGATTCGCGGGGATGAGATCATGCAGATGTTCGGTTTGCCACCGGGACCGACAGTGGGTGCTTTGAAAAAAATAATAGAAGAAGCGATACTCGAAGGTATTATACCTAACGAATATCAAGCGGCGTACGATCACCTTATGGCGCACAAAGATGAGGTGCTTCAATCAGCAGAAAATATGCAGCCGTAA
- a CDS encoding chemotaxis protein CheW has product MDLKKTDNAELKLRSLGNTEEIAIDEEAIQYVVVTCGKTHFAFEGIYVKEILPQTDITFVPGLPNFFSGMIHVRGNLECVADLGQLIGLQPTKTDKLNRVLIVRYEEISSGILTEYVLDLIDVPKSKIRSDIKHTDAGRSDYFIGEFEWNNQIVVILDIVRLMRKINGEEI; this is encoded by the coding sequence ATGGATCTCAAAAAAACGGATAATGCCGAACTCAAATTACGCAGTCTCGGAAATACCGAAGAAATTGCGATTGATGAGGAAGCGATCCAGTATGTGGTCGTTACATGCGGAAAAACGCATTTTGCATTTGAGGGTATTTACGTGAAGGAAATTTTACCGCAAACAGACATTACGTTTGTTCCCGGATTGCCCAATTTTTTTTCCGGTATGATCCATGTGCGGGGAAATCTGGAATGTGTTGCGGATCTAGGCCAATTGATCGGCCTTCAGCCGACAAAAACCGATAAACTGAATCGTGTTCTGATTGTACGTTATGAAGAGATTTCATCCGGTATTTTGACAGAATATGTTTTGGACTTGATAGACGTGCCGAAAAGCAAAATTCGATCCGATATCAAGCATACCGATGCCGGGCGATCCGATTATTTTATCGGCGAATTTGAGTGGAATAACCAGATCGTCGTGATACTCGATATTGTCCGGTTGATGCGAAAAATAAACGGTGAGGAGATATGA
- a CDS encoding methyl-accepting chemotaxis protein has product MLHRYSVLTKLFLTLIGMLSVLLTAGFVVVSSGMALGWALLWCVMAFALAAIIGYLLIRRITEPLYLMIGTLDSRSDFLSLSIPQVEQRRDEWGELYQHLHARLMLWKNLRTNMDERLHVMAKPLTDGDHAIRMQHDAMAEVQHALAEQITRHETNLRSSVSAAKTYQELRIKLSDMAEAQKKIMRQAHTVYQQLFSSREQQSSRIERLGQLIKKFDDVSDVVRRVHFINDQTKLIAFNAAIEASSNGEHGRRFAIIASDIRNLSQTIDDSNIDMKNILSDLQTALSSLIESARTDSQRVMESVQTLNEAVTWMERNQNEMNDALETAATISKMFSDNHAAVMAHTENIKRIQHSIQTTNAVFNSLKNHIHDLKAGYQSIGSLS; this is encoded by the coding sequence ATGCTGCATAGGTATAGTGTACTTACAAAATTATTTTTGACCTTGATCGGCATGTTGAGTGTGTTGCTTACGGCCGGATTTGTCGTAGTGAGCAGCGGCATGGCTTTGGGCTGGGCGCTGCTGTGGTGTGTGATGGCGTTTGCCTTGGCCGCGATCATCGGATATTTGTTGATCAGACGTATCACTGAACCGCTCTATTTAATGATCGGCACGTTGGACTCACGTTCTGATTTTCTGTCGTTATCCATACCCCAGGTCGAACAACGTCGCGATGAATGGGGAGAATTGTATCAACATTTGCATGCGCGTCTGATGTTGTGGAAAAACCTCCGAACGAATATGGATGAACGGCTGCATGTCATGGCTAAACCCCTGACGGACGGTGATCATGCGATCCGGATGCAGCATGACGCGATGGCGGAAGTGCAACACGCGTTGGCGGAACAAATAACCCGCCATGAAACCAATCTGCGGTCATCCGTATCTGCAGCAAAAACGTACCAAGAATTACGTATCAAACTTTCGGACATGGCCGAAGCGCAGAAAAAGATCATGCGTCAAGCCCACACGGTGTATCAGCAATTATTTTCCTCGCGCGAACAGCAAAGTAGTCGTATAGAACGCCTTGGTCAGCTGATCAAAAAATTTGATGATGTCAGCGACGTGGTGCGCCGCGTTCATTTTATCAATGATCAAACCAAACTTATCGCATTTAATGCGGCCATCGAGGCATCTTCTAACGGTGAACACGGGCGGCGTTTTGCCATAATAGCATCCGATATTCGTAATCTCTCTCAGACCATCGATGACTCGAATATAGACATGAAAAATATTTTGAGTGATTTGCAAACGGCATTATCCTCGTTGATCGAATCGGCACGGACGGATTCACAACGCGTCATGGAATCGGTCCAAACGCTGAATGAAGCCGTGACATGGATGGAACGTAATCAAAACGAGATGAACGATGCTCTCGAGACGGCTGCAACGATTTCTAAGATGTTCTCCGATAATCATGCGGCGGTTATGGCACATACGGAAAATATCAAACGCATTCAGCATTCTATCCAGACCACAAACGCTGTATTTAATTCTTTAAAAAATCATATACACGATCTCAAGGCCGGTTATCAATCCATCGGATCCTTAAGCTGA
- a CDS encoding HAMP domain-containing protein, whose product MKFASKLFLVFVGFSAFLSLAFVGTFYLFVFKKAELDLKSQAQLHAYSLAVTLSKLIDGDKHQTILTRADENSEAYKEIQRVLRTFRDANREVGMPVQYVYTKIRTEHKDTLAYVVDAQEDDRSIASIDPTTKDTTFNFTPVGQRVEVTWQREFQKASVSDFYSDPWGMWITGAGPIRNSAGTVVAFAYVDVSGTKVLEELNAIKQRITVVSVIALIALLTLSAILSYVLANFVNRPLNNLREGLTRIKDGVFDFRIPINRKDDFQDLAEAFNVMSENMRTMAAQISNGSRKIASTSTEILAISREQATTSSQQSISVTETTATMEELTSTSRYIAENSESVVKIAAETHEISQEAVDLSGVAKDKMEEIRRKSDQDTSAIADLNKKMQKITEVIEIINTVTEQTKLISFNARLEATGAGEAGRRFSVVASEIRRLAENVAESTEEIKETVHEIRVAMDSLVKNSKESAYKIREGVDLVSKVSTVLENILLAAQNTTESAKQISLSTQQQRTASEQVVTTLKEISEGAKHFVKSSNQAAIISGDLNALSDELNKTLNNFKVGR is encoded by the coding sequence ATGAAATTTGCATCCAAACTTTTTCTGGTATTTGTCGGGTTTTCGGCTTTTCTGAGCCTGGCATTTGTAGGAACGTTTTATTTATTTGTTTTTAAGAAAGCCGAGCTGGACCTGAAATCGCAAGCACAGTTGCATGCGTATTCACTGGCCGTAACGTTGAGCAAGCTCATTGACGGGGATAAGCACCAAACCATACTTACCCGTGCGGACGAAAATTCGGAAGCCTATAAGGAAATACAGCGTGTACTGCGGACATTTCGCGATGCCAATAGGGAAGTCGGCATGCCCGTACAATATGTGTATACCAAAATTCGTACGGAGCACAAAGATACTTTGGCGTATGTCGTGGATGCACAGGAAGACGATCGTTCCATAGCCAGCATTGATCCGACGACCAAGGATACGACGTTCAATTTTACGCCCGTCGGGCAGCGTGTTGAAGTGACGTGGCAGCGCGAATTTCAAAAAGCTTCCGTAAGTGATTTTTACTCCGATCCATGGGGGATGTGGATTACAGGAGCAGGGCCTATTCGAAACAGCGCCGGTACGGTTGTTGCGTTTGCTTATGTGGATGTCAGCGGTACGAAAGTTTTGGAAGAACTCAATGCGATCAAGCAACGCATCACCGTGGTTTCTGTTATTGCATTGATAGCGCTGTTGACGCTTTCGGCGATTTTGAGTTACGTATTGGCTAATTTTGTGAATCGCCCGTTAAACAATCTGCGGGAGGGGCTTACGCGCATCAAAGACGGCGTGTTTGATTTTCGAATACCGATCAATCGCAAAGATGATTTTCAGGATTTGGCGGAAGCGTTTAACGTGATGTCTGAAAATATGCGTACGATGGCCGCTCAGATATCCAACGGTTCACGTAAAATAGCTTCGACGTCCACAGAAATACTTGCCATTTCACGCGAGCAAGCGACGACGTCCAGTCAGCAATCCATTTCCGTAACCGAAACCACGGCGACGATGGAGGAACTCACTTCGACATCGCGTTATATTGCGGAGAATTCGGAATCCGTAGTAAAAATCGCGGCGGAAACACACGAAATTTCTCAGGAAGCCGTTGATCTTTCCGGTGTGGCAAAAGATAAGATGGAAGAAATTCGTCGTAAGAGCGATCAGGATACCAGCGCGATTGCCGATCTCAATAAAAAAATGCAAAAAATCACCGAAGTCATTGAGATCATCAATACGGTCACCGAACAGACCAAACTTATTTCGTTTAATGCGCGCCTGGAAGCAACCGGGGCCGGCGAAGCGGGTCGGCGGTTTTCCGTCGTGGCGTCGGAAATTCGCCGTCTGGCCGAAAACGTTGCCGAATCCACCGAAGAAATAAAAGAAACCGTACATGAAATTCGTGTGGCAATGGATTCGTTGGTGAAAAACTCCAAAGAGAGCGCATACAAAATCCGTGAAGGTGTGGATCTGGTATCCAAAGTTTCCACCGTATTGGAAAACATCCTTCTTGCGGCACAAAACACTACCGAATCGGCTAAACAAATTTCCCTGTCCACGCAACAGCAACGTACGGCGAGCGAACAAGTGGTCACTACATTAAAAGAAATCTCCGAAGGCGCAAAACATTTTGTCAAATCAAGCAATCAGGCCGCCATCATATCCGGCGATCTCAATGCGCTCTCGGATGAACTCAATAAAACGCTCAATAATTTCAAAGTAGGCCGTTAA
- a CDS encoding HAD family hydrolase, whose product MRKLVLWDIDGTLIRCGKSPRNAIVAAMEEVFGTRGDVDNYPFSGKTDPQIIYDVMTAARLDEQHVLANMHVALAGYVARLEKTLMPDEIRIFEGIVDLLNQLSGHNEVVQGLLTGNVIEGARIKLSRAGLGHYFFNGKPPLGAFGSDARHRPELPAIAVQRACEMTGRRFESKDIVIIGDSPYDVLCGKHLNVRSIAVATGWHSVEDLKPYEPDAVYTDFSDTSDVLKTILA is encoded by the coding sequence ATGCGCAAACTGGTATTATGGGACATTGACGGTACATTGATTCGCTGCGGTAAATCGCCGCGTAATGCCATCGTTGCCGCGATGGAAGAGGTTTTCGGAACGCGCGGTGATGTGGATAATTATCCTTTTTCAGGGAAAACCGATCCTCAGATCATATATGATGTGATGACGGCCGCTCGGTTGGATGAGCAGCATGTACTTGCAAATATGCACGTTGCTCTCGCAGGTTATGTTGCGCGCCTCGAAAAAACACTGATGCCTGATGAAATTCGCATTTTTGAAGGCATTGTTGATCTTCTGAATCAACTATCTGGACATAATGAAGTCGTTCAAGGTCTATTGACCGGTAATGTAATCGAAGGTGCGCGCATCAAACTGAGCCGAGCCGGGTTGGGGCATTATTTTTTTAACGGGAAACCTCCGCTTGGAGCATTTGGCAGCGATGCACGGCATCGTCCTGAACTTCCCGCGATTGCCGTTCAACGGGCCTGTGAAATGACGGGCCGGCGTTTTGAATCCAAAGATATTGTCATCATCGGCGACAGCCCGTATGATGTGCTGTGCGGAAAACATCTCAATGTCCGTTCGATCGCCGTAGCTACGGGATGGCATTCGGTTGAAGATTTGAAACCCTATGAGCCGGATGCAGTCTATACCGATTTTTCTGATACATCCGATGTTTTAAAAACCATACTTGCTTGA
- the queF gene encoding NADPH-dependent 7-cyano-7-deazaguanine reductase QueF, which yields MHHKHVTDAKAFVQKPDFKFKFDGYEAIRPELIETFAYENPGQPQAIVVSTEEFTAVCPWSGLPDFARIVVTYVPRQKIIELRSYKYYLYSYRNVGIFQEHLTPRLLQDLVAACEPESMTVKTDYNIRGGIHTVCEASYRRNTKRR from the coding sequence ATACATCATAAACACGTTACCGATGCCAAAGCGTTTGTACAAAAGCCCGATTTCAAATTTAAGTTTGACGGTTATGAGGCAATTCGTCCTGAATTGATCGAAACGTTTGCGTATGAAAATCCCGGCCAACCTCAGGCGATCGTGGTTTCAACGGAAGAATTTACGGCTGTATGTCCCTGGTCGGGTCTTCCGGATTTTGCGCGGATCGTTGTGACGTATGTGCCGCGCCAAAAAATCATCGAATTGCGTTCCTACAAATATTACCTGTATTCCTATCGCAATGTGGGTATATTTCAGGAACATTTGACACCGCGATTACTCCAGGATCTTGTGGCCGCATGCGAACCTGAAAGCATGACAGTTAAAACGGATTATAATATTCGGGGAGGCATTCACACGGTATGTGAAGCCTCATATCGTCGGAACACCAAACGCCGTTAA
- a CDS encoding response regulator yields MNVALSQTPTVLIVDDSEDMILLLTEVLEDAEYRVVTARNGHEALDMVVQANPDLILLDAIMPNMNGYEVTQILKTQDKTRLIPIIMLTGLSDLNDKLKGIELGVDDFLVKPFNHLELVTRVRSLIRVKQYTDELENAETVIFSLALAVEAKDEYTEGHCNRLSFYGARLAEAIGLSTEQIKAVRRGGILHDIGKIAIHDNLLLKPGPLTPDEFEVMKQHTVIGERICKPLKSLNGVLPIIRSHQERWDGSGYPDGLKGEEIPIIARVIMTVDLYDALTTDRPYRRALSNEKAFEVMREETAMGLWDAVLMEKFIDMMQKNEFGTPTGRSAL; encoded by the coding sequence ATGAATGTTGCTTTGTCGCAAACACCTACTGTTTTGATCGTCGATGACAGCGAGGATATGATCCTTCTGCTGACGGAGGTTTTGGAAGATGCCGAATACCGGGTCGTAACTGCACGCAATGGACACGAAGCGTTGGATATGGTCGTACAGGCCAATCCGGATTTGATATTGCTTGATGCGATCATGCCTAATATGAACGGTTATGAAGTCACACAGATCCTCAAAACACAAGACAAAACTCGCCTCATACCGATTATCATGCTAACCGGTTTGTCTGACCTTAACGACAAACTCAAAGGGATCGAACTCGGTGTTGATGATTTTCTTGTCAAACCGTTTAACCATTTAGAACTGGTGACGCGCGTTCGTTCCTTGATCCGGGTAAAACAATATACGGACGAACTCGAAAACGCCGAGACCGTAATTTTTAGTTTGGCGCTGGCGGTCGAAGCCAAAGACGAATATACCGAAGGGCACTGCAACCGATTATCGTTTTATGGCGCCAGGCTTGCGGAAGCAATTGGTTTATCTACCGAGCAGATCAAGGCCGTTCGTCGCGGTGGCATTTTGCATGATATCGGTAAGATAGCTATTCATGACAATTTACTTCTTAAACCCGGCCCGTTGACACCGGACGAATTTGAAGTGATGAAGCAACATACGGTGATCGGGGAGCGAATTTGCAAGCCTCTCAAATCGCTCAACGGCGTACTGCCCATTATTCGCAGTCATCAGGAACGATGGGACGGAAGCGGATATCCGGACGGGCTTAAAGGGGAAGAGATACCTATCATCGCCCGTGTGATCATGACCGTGGATTTATACGACGCGTTGACTACGGACCGTCCTTACCGTCGGGCTTTATCCAATGAAAAAGCCTTTGAGGTTATGCGCGAAGAAACGGCGATGGGTTTATGGGATGCCGTGTTGATGGAAAAATTTATTGATATGATGCAGAAGAACGAATTCGGTACACCGACTGGCCGCAGCGCCTTATAA
- a CDS encoding TIGR00730 family Rossman fold protein, translating to MQEPWRLLRIMAEFVDGFEKMERVGPAVSIFGSARTKPGMANYKLAEELARLIVKSGFAVITGGGPGLMEAANKGAKEAGGKSVGLSIQLPFETKGNDFLTMEVNFNYFFVRKVMFVKYARGFIALPGGLGTMDELFEMLTLIQTGKVDPFPIVLIGKTYWSGLLDWMKASMLKERYINPEDLELFHVTDSAKEAVSIIQDFYKKNKKRGKIRII from the coding sequence ATGCAAGAGCCGTGGCGCCTTTTGCGTATCATGGCCGAGTTTGTGGATGGCTTTGAAAAAATGGAACGCGTGGGACCGGCTGTTTCGATATTCGGTTCCGCCCGCACAAAACCGGGCATGGCTAATTATAAATTGGCAGAAGAATTAGCGCGCCTAATCGTCAAATCAGGTTTTGCCGTGATCACCGGAGGCGGCCCCGGGCTTATGGAAGCGGCCAATAAAGGCGCCAAAGAAGCAGGCGGGAAGTCCGTTGGCCTCTCGATCCAACTGCCGTTTGAAACCAAAGGCAATGATTTTCTGACGATGGAAGTAAACTTCAATTATTTCTTTGTGCGCAAGGTCATGTTCGTCAAATACGCCCGCGGTTTTATTGCTTTGCCCGGCGGTCTGGGTACGATGGACGAATTATTTGAAATGTTGACGTTAATACAGACCGGTAAAGTGGATCCCTTTCCGATCGTGCTTATCGGTAAAACCTACTGGAGCGGTTTGCTTGATTGGATGAAAGCATCCATGCTCAAAGAACGATACATCAACCCCGAAGATTTGGAACTGTTTCATGTAACCGATTCGGCTAAAGAAGCGGTGAGCATCATACAGGATTTTTATAAGAAAAATAAAAAACGCGGAAAAATCAGAATAATATGA